Proteins encoded in a region of the Mucilaginibacter sabulilitoris genome:
- a CDS encoding magnesium and cobalt transport protein CorA, whose amino-acid sequence MSQSISFIYKDGNRTKKIALEDAAPPLAVSEFIWIDLQDPTEADFSVLQEKFNLHNLAVEDAMSVSQVPKLDLYNDQIFLVIKSANLKNDCIVYSDMSVFLSKKYIIVTRHGDYPDYHDYCLRLDNGPSSFRQGPDYILHAIMDFIIDSYLPVLQMMEDTVLGLEQQMLEAFLSRDQITRIFRIRREAILFQRVLGKMSEVTGKLVHLQVPCVAAEVKPYISDVLDHVLRQEVLVSSLIEIIKSVFEASTLLEQQRQGVITRRLAAWAGILAVPTAIAGIYGMNFQNMPETRTNSGYFVVLIVMATICILLYFRFKKIGWL is encoded by the coding sequence ATGAGTCAAAGCATTTCATTTATATACAAGGACGGAAACCGGACCAAAAAAATTGCGCTCGAGGATGCCGCTCCCCCCCTGGCTGTTTCAGAATTTATATGGATCGACCTTCAAGATCCGACTGAGGCTGACTTTTCAGTGCTGCAAGAAAAATTCAATTTACATAATCTTGCTGTAGAAGATGCCATGAGCGTTTCCCAGGTACCTAAGTTAGATCTTTATAATGACCAGATCTTTTTGGTGATAAAGTCTGCGAACCTAAAAAATGATTGTATTGTGTACAGCGACATGTCAGTTTTCCTAAGCAAGAAATATATCATCGTTACAAGGCATGGAGATTATCCTGATTATCACGACTATTGCTTAAGGCTGGACAATGGACCTTCATCATTTCGTCAAGGCCCGGATTATATACTACATGCAATAATGGATTTCATTATTGATAGTTATCTGCCGGTACTTCAAATGATGGAGGACACCGTCTTAGGCCTGGAACAACAGATGCTGGAAGCGTTTCTCAGCAGGGATCAAATAACAAGGATTTTCCGCATTCGCAGAGAAGCGATCCTCTTTCAACGCGTGCTGGGAAAGATGTCGGAAGTAACCGGAAAACTCGTGCATTTGCAAGTTCCATGTGTGGCGGCAGAGGTAAAACCATATATCAGCGATGTACTGGATCATGTCCTTAGGCAGGAAGTGCTGGTTAGTAGCCTTATAGAGATAATCAAATCGGTGTTTGAAGCGAGTACTTTGTTAGAACAGCAACGGCAGGGAGTAATAACGCGGCGGTTAGCGGCCTGGGCAGGAATTCTTGCAGTGCCCACCGCAATTGCTGGCATCTATGGTATGAATTTTCAAAACATGCCTGAAACGCGGACAAATTCCGGTTATTTCGTGGTTTTGATAGTGATGGCTACAATATGTATCCTATTATATTTTAGGTTTAAAAAAATCGGCTGGCTGTGA
- a CDS encoding bifunctional methionine sulfoxide reductase B/A protein, which produces MLKWLDIIRIANNGNPSPEKRVEKTNEEWQLILTPEQFRVTRLKGTERPHSSDMCSYFEPGKYACICCNTELFDAGEKFESGTGWPSFTQPIKENVVAYHKDSTFGMVRIEALCNICDAHLGHVFQDGPTPSGLRYCMNAVSLRKIVVNESKITFGGGCFWCTEAIFQQLKGVVKVESGYSGGEISNPSYREVCSGMTGHAEVIEVTFNPAEISFEDLLRIHLATHNPTTIDAQGADKGSQYRSVIFYRNDKEKDAAMKVIEELQASYNAMIVTQLEMFEHFYKAEAYHQNYYNNNSDQTYCQAIINPKLKKFKDLFKENLKEQVTL; this is translated from the coding sequence ATGTTAAAGTGGCTTGATATCATCAGAATTGCAAATAACGGTAATCCATCCCCTGAAAAAAGGGTTGAAAAAACTAATGAAGAATGGCAATTGATCTTAACACCTGAGCAGTTTAGGGTAACCCGTTTGAAAGGTACTGAGCGGCCGCACAGTTCTGACATGTGTTCTTATTTTGAGCCGGGCAAATATGCCTGTATCTGTTGTAACACGGAATTGTTTGACGCAGGTGAAAAGTTTGAAAGCGGAACGGGGTGGCCTTCCTTTACACAGCCTATAAAGGAAAACGTGGTTGCATATCATAAGGACAGCACTTTCGGCATGGTTAGAATTGAAGCATTATGTAACATCTGCGACGCGCATTTGGGGCACGTATTCCAGGATGGTCCCACGCCAAGCGGTTTGAGATATTGTATGAACGCTGTTTCGCTAAGAAAGATAGTTGTAAACGAAAGCAAGATCACCTTTGGTGGCGGATGTTTCTGGTGCACGGAAGCGATATTTCAGCAGTTGAAAGGAGTTGTCAAGGTAGAAAGCGGCTACAGCGGAGGAGAGATCTCGAATCCCAGCTATCGGGAGGTTTGCAGCGGTATGACAGGGCATGCTGAAGTTATCGAAGTCACTTTCAATCCGGCAGAAATAAGTTTTGAAGACCTGCTGCGCATTCATTTAGCAACACACAATCCCACCACCATTGATGCGCAGGGCGCCGATAAGGGCTCACAGTACAGAAGTGTAATTTTCTATCGTAATGACAAGGAAAAGGATGCGGCTATGAAAGTAATAGAAGAATTGCAGGCCAGTTATAATGCAATGATCGTTACACAGCTCGAGATGTTTGAACATTTCTATAAGGCTGAAGCCTACCATCAGAATTATTACAACAATAACAGTGATCAGACATATTGCCAAGCCATTATTAACCCGAAACTAAAAAAATTCAAGGATTTATTTAAAGAGAATCTCAAAGAACAAGTGACTCTTTAA
- a CDS encoding NAD(P)/FAD-dependent oxidoreductase, with translation MEKIVIAGGGFAGVNLAMGLLKNKAYEIVLVDRNNYNYFSPLLYQVSTAFLEPSSICYPFRKLFRDGGISYRLGEIVRIDTSEQILVLSDGQITYDHLIIATGAAINYFGNESIRQNAIPMKTVDDALQMRNTIVKRWEKAAITTDPVEKQKLLNMVVAGGGPTGVEVAGMLAEIKKFILAREYPEFKTYPCEIYLVDGGSSLLRSMSAKTQKHAENVLNRLHVKIILNTTVSELKDGYVKLSNGEAIEAYTLIWAAGVTIKRFDGIPEDSFAKTGRMFTDEFHRVKGVENIYAIGDCAIQTHEAAFPNGHPQQAQTAIQHGTHLAKNFTLRAAGKEERPFRYNDKGELVVIGRNQAAGDLFKVRFHVQGYPALFLWLFVHLTGLLNPTNRMRTLNSWIVAYLSRDQALRMIFRSKAD, from the coding sequence TGAATCTTGCAATGGGTCTATTAAAAAACAAGGCCTATGAAATAGTATTAGTTGACAGAAATAATTATAATTATTTCTCACCATTGTTATACCAGGTTTCTACCGCTTTTCTGGAACCTTCAAGCATCTGCTATCCCTTCAGAAAGCTATTTCGGGATGGAGGGATTAGCTACCGTCTGGGTGAGATCGTAAGGATTGACACATCCGAGCAGATTCTCGTACTCAGCGATGGACAGATAACCTATGACCATCTGATCATAGCCACAGGGGCAGCGATAAATTATTTCGGTAACGAAAGTATCCGGCAAAATGCCATCCCTATGAAAACTGTAGACGATGCCTTGCAGATGCGGAATACCATTGTGAAAAGATGGGAAAAGGCCGCCATAACAACAGATCCTGTTGAAAAGCAAAAATTATTAAATATGGTTGTAGCGGGGGGCGGTCCGACGGGTGTTGAGGTTGCCGGCATGCTTGCAGAAATAAAGAAATTTATCCTGGCCAGGGAATATCCCGAATTTAAAACATATCCCTGTGAAATCTATCTTGTAGACGGAGGATCATCTTTATTACGTTCCATGAGTGCTAAAACTCAAAAACACGCCGAAAACGTACTAAACCGTCTGCATGTAAAAATAATATTGAATACAACTGTATCAGAGCTAAAGGATGGTTATGTAAAGTTAAGTAATGGCGAAGCTATCGAAGCATATACATTGATATGGGCCGCAGGCGTAACCATAAAAAGATTTGATGGAATCCCGGAGGATAGCTTTGCAAAAACAGGAAGGATGTTTACGGACGAATTCCACCGGGTAAAAGGGGTGGAAAATATTTATGCGATCGGTGACTGCGCTATCCAAACACACGAAGCAGCCTTTCCAAATGGACATCCGCAACAAGCCCAGACCGCGATACAACACGGGACACATCTTGCCAAAAATTTCACGCTCAGAGCGGCAGGTAAAGAAGAACGCCCGTTTCGCTATAATGATAAAGGAGAGTTGGTGGTTATCGGGCGAAATCAAGCCGCCGGCGATCTGTTCAAGGTTCGTTTTCACGTTCAGGGATATCCGGCGCTTTTCCTTTGGCTGTTTGTACATTTAACAGGTTTACTCAACCCTACTAATCGTATGAGGACCCTAAATAGCTGGATAGTCGCTTACTTATCCAGGGACCAGGCTTTGCGAATGATCTTCAGATCAAAAGCGGATTAA
- a CDS encoding molybdopterin-dependent oxidoreductase — MEHQAYGADAPPMGTGNINRHGMPEVPIGQTVTEKWPVLDLGNQPNIKLEYWNLEINGAVEHPLKLSWKEFMNLPQTKDTSDFHCVTTWSKLNMHWKGVRLIDLAALAQPSSDVTNVLCYGYDNYTTNLSIEEALKPDVLLVHTFEGQPLSIEHGGPVRMITPQLYAWKGSKWIKRVEFLTEKKRGFWEERGYSDTAYPWRNDRYSV; from the coding sequence ATGGAACACCAAGCCTATGGGGCTGATGCTCCACCAATGGGCACCGGTAATATCAACCGGCATGGCATGCCTGAAGTCCCTATAGGACAAACGGTAACTGAAAAATGGCCGGTGCTCGACCTGGGGAATCAGCCTAACATAAAGCTCGAATATTGGAATTTGGAAATCAATGGCGCAGTTGAGCATCCGCTTAAACTAAGCTGGAAGGAATTTATGAATCTGCCACAAACGAAGGACACCTCCGATTTTCATTGTGTCACAACATGGTCTAAACTCAATATGCACTGGAAGGGAGTACGGCTAATAGATCTGGCCGCACTTGCGCAACCTTCATCGGATGTGACTAATGTCCTATGTTATGGTTATGACAACTATACAACCAATTTATCGATTGAAGAAGCGCTTAAACCGGATGTACTTTTGGTCCATACCTTCGAAGGACAGCCATTGTCGATAGAGCATGGCGGCCCTGTAAGAATGATTACGCCTCAATTGTACGCATGGAAGGGGTCTAAATGGATTAAACGCGTCGAGTTTTTAACAGAAAAGAAACGCGGCTTTTGGGAAGAAAGGGGATATTCAGATACCGCGTATCCCTGGCGTAACGACCGGTATAGCGTATGA
- the argS gene encoding arginine--tRNA ligase — MYSYKSDVLKDYLSEILFDAVYIIIKNISIDEIYNQLIPPPDTAFGHFTFPCFFLARAAGRSPLELATQIADHIATDTEKVERFAAVGPYINFTLTSLFTGEAVGSKVLSGIFFDQINLDDRPLIMIEYSQPNTHKELHVGHMRNMCLGDALVRIHKYCGFKVISATFPGDVGTHVAKCLWYMEYYNSESIPSHDQGTWLGSLYTKAHLKLASEEGTPHERVNKEQLTEILYQIENKTGHFYLLWKETRQWSIALMNEVYRWANIHFDQWYWESDVTLSSVHYVKGNLHNGVFVQSEGAVGVDLSEFNLGFCLLIKSDGNGLYATKDLELAKLKFSDYNIEKSIIVVDQRQGHHFAQVFKVLEVLGDRNAKNNLHLSYNFVELPGGAMSSRAGNIIPILDLIKQMTEKVKIDHLNRNNNNLTSSEIEDNAKIIAEGAIKYGMNKIDPDHKIIFDMDEWLKIDGDAGPYLQYTTTRINSLINKLGMPHAEHTNWSVLTSEVEKNILIKISRFNEQVVQACTKYKPNLLANYLYELSRLYNSFYNSTQIKDSNNQQLKAARISLSACVLSILKSGLSLLGISIPTRM, encoded by the coding sequence ATGTACTCCTACAAATCAGATGTGCTGAAAGATTATCTTTCGGAAATACTCTTTGATGCTGTTTATATTATAATAAAAAATATTTCAATTGATGAAATATATAATCAGTTGATTCCGCCGCCCGATACAGCATTCGGGCATTTTACGTTCCCCTGTTTTTTTCTTGCCAGAGCTGCCGGCCGGTCGCCTCTTGAGCTTGCGACACAGATCGCGGACCATATAGCAACGGATACTGAAAAAGTTGAGCGGTTTGCAGCGGTAGGCCCTTATATCAACTTTACGTTGACTTCACTTTTTACCGGCGAAGCAGTCGGTAGCAAGGTACTCTCGGGAATCTTTTTTGACCAGATTAATTTGGATGACCGCCCCTTGATCATGATCGAATATTCACAGCCAAATACCCACAAAGAACTTCATGTCGGCCATATGCGGAACATGTGTTTGGGCGATGCTTTAGTGCGGATACACAAATATTGCGGATTTAAAGTAATCAGCGCCACTTTTCCAGGTGATGTGGGCACGCATGTAGCGAAATGCCTGTGGTATATGGAATATTATAATAGTGAAAGCATTCCCTCGCACGACCAGGGAACTTGGCTCGGTTCCCTGTATACTAAGGCACATTTAAAACTTGCGTCAGAAGAAGGTACACCACACGAGCGCGTCAACAAGGAGCAGCTTACCGAAATTCTTTATCAGATTGAAAACAAAACTGGCCATTTTTACCTGCTTTGGAAGGAAACGAGACAATGGTCCATTGCATTAATGAACGAAGTTTATCGTTGGGCCAATATACACTTTGACCAATGGTACTGGGAATCCGATGTTACATTGTCATCGGTCCACTATGTAAAAGGCAATTTACACAACGGAGTTTTTGTACAGTCAGAGGGAGCTGTAGGAGTTGATCTGAGTGAGTTTAATCTCGGGTTCTGCCTGTTGATTAAATCAGACGGCAACGGATTATACGCCACGAAAGATCTGGAATTAGCCAAACTTAAATTTTCAGATTATAATATCGAAAAAAGTATAATCGTAGTAGATCAACGGCAGGGCCATCATTTCGCGCAGGTATTTAAAGTGTTAGAGGTGTTAGGAGATAGGAACGCAAAGAATAATCTTCACCTGTCGTATAACTTTGTAGAGCTCCCGGGAGGCGCGATGTCATCCAGGGCGGGTAACATCATACCCATTTTGGATTTGATCAAGCAAATGACAGAAAAAGTAAAAATAGATCATTTGAATCGTAATAATAATAATTTAACTAGTAGTGAAATTGAGGACAACGCAAAAATAATTGCTGAGGGAGCTATAAAATATGGCATGAATAAGATCGATCCGGACCACAAGATTATATTTGATATGGACGAATGGTTAAAGATTGACGGCGACGCCGGTCCTTATTTACAATATACCACCACCCGTATTAATTCACTAATTAACAAATTAGGAATGCCACACGCCGAGCATACCAATTGGTCGGTTTTAACTTCGGAGGTTGAAAAAAACATCTTAATTAAAATTTCTCGTTTTAACGAGCAAGTCGTTCAGGCATGTACGAAGTATAAGCCAAACCTTTTGGCAAATTATTTATATGAATTATCCAGATTATATAACAGTTTCTATAATTCAACCCAGATTAAGGATTCCAATAATCAGCAACTTAAAGCGGCGCGAATTTCATTGTCGGCATGTGTCCTGTCGATATTGAAATCAGGATTATCTTTACTTGGCATTTCGATACCTACCAGGATGTAA
- a CDS encoding Crp/Fnr family transcriptional regulator: MPAQIIEDFRKHLCKTVPLGESDWEYIKPYFKVHHYLKKEALIVSGDKWNNYAVVMKGCFRHCFLNRNGQESVISFFLEYNWIGDNESLTSRQPSGFKIEALENSYVIVIDKSDFATLSYQVPVLREVLRNWRYTNFISCQYQIHVTHTLTALEKYRHFLKSQPELLLRIPHRMIASYLGVNPETLSRVRRKTCRI, encoded by the coding sequence ATGCCAGCACAAATAATAGAAGACTTCAGGAAACACCTTTGCAAAACTGTTCCGCTCGGTGAGTCGGACTGGGAGTACATTAAACCATATTTTAAGGTTCATCATTATTTAAAAAAAGAGGCGCTTATCGTTTCAGGAGACAAATGGAATAACTATGCCGTTGTTATGAAAGGGTGCTTTCGGCATTGCTTTTTAAATCGGAATGGGCAAGAATCTGTTATTTCCTTTTTTCTGGAATATAACTGGATCGGTGACAATGAAAGTCTTACTTCCCGGCAACCGTCGGGATTTAAAATTGAAGCATTGGAAAATAGTTATGTTATAGTGATCGACAAAAGTGATTTTGCGACGCTTTCGTATCAAGTACCTGTTCTTCGGGAAGTCTTGAGAAACTGGCGTTACACTAATTTCATTTCTTGCCAATACCAGATCCATGTTACACATACACTGACGGCGTTAGAGAAGTATCGGCATTTTCTTAAAAGTCAGCCGGAACTGCTTCTGCGTATTCCCCATCGAATGATAGCATCCTACCTGGGTGTAAATCCGGAAACGCTCAGCAGGGTAAGAAGGAAAACCTGCAGAATTTAA
- the msrB gene encoding peptide-methionine (R)-S-oxide reductase MsrB, whose protein sequence is MLQWNDIIRLAKNGNPAPDRRVEKTDEEWKAILTPEQFRITRRKGTEMSFTGELCSRYDPGKYNCICCDTELFDSEIKFESYTGWPSFTQPIKENAIKYKIDPPYKMTGFEAICNTCDAHLGHVFPDGPAPSGLRYCMNSESLKLISAAENQKLSNS, encoded by the coding sequence ATGCTACAGTGGAATGACATCATCAGGCTTGCGAAAAATGGTAATCCCGCGCCTGACCGAAGAGTTGAGAAAACCGACGAGGAATGGAAGGCCATCTTAACTCCTGAACAGTTTCGGATCACTCGTCGAAAGGGGACGGAAATGAGCTTCACCGGCGAATTGTGCAGCCGGTACGATCCTGGAAAATACAACTGCATCTGTTGTGACACCGAGCTTTTCGATTCCGAAATAAAATTCGAATCTTACACCGGCTGGCCAAGCTTTACACAACCGATCAAAGAAAATGCGATCAAATACAAAATAGATCCGCCATATAAAATGACAGGGTTTGAAGCTATCTGTAATACCTGCGATGCTCACCTCGGACATGTATTTCCGGATGGACCTGCGCCAAGTGGCTTGAGATATTGCATGAATTCTGAATCGCTCAAGCTGATATCTGCCGCCGAAAACCAGAAGCTATCGAACTCATAG
- a CDS encoding alpha-ketoglutarate-dependent dioxygenase AlkB family protein: MPQFNAPDDMLPNHGIPAKLVDYKPGVFSIEESLDLLDKIIDETPWEEKFELINGKEVSTPRLIAWFGEADLDYSITCKGLYPLPWTSELLVIKERIERLSGEKFDSVSLNYYRNGNDSVGWHMDNYGEPGRKLCVVSIGRSRMFDIRNRDDHSLEFSILLENGSYLLMKVGFQENWQHRIPKMKGIKESRINLIFRQLH; the protein is encoded by the coding sequence ATGCCGCAATTTAACGCACCTGACGACATGCTCCCGAATCATGGGATTCCGGCAAAGCTTGTCGATTATAAACCCGGAGTCTTCAGTATTGAAGAAAGTTTGGATTTATTGGACAAGATTATTGACGAAACTCCTTGGGAGGAAAAATTTGAATTGATAAATGGAAAAGAAGTTTCCACCCCACGCCTGATCGCCTGGTTCGGCGAAGCCGACCTGGATTATTCCATTACATGCAAAGGTTTATACCCGTTGCCCTGGACATCTGAGCTACTGGTGATAAAAGAGCGTATAGAAAGGCTATCCGGAGAAAAATTCGACAGCGTATCGCTGAACTATTACCGGAACGGGAACGACTCGGTGGGTTGGCATATGGATAACTATGGCGAGCCGGGACGAAAATTATGCGTTGTCAGTATTGGCCGGTCACGGATGTTTGACATCCGGAACAGGGATGACCACTCACTTGAATTTTCTATTCTACTTGAAAACGGTTCTTATCTGCTAATGAAGGTCGGATTTCAGGAAAACTGGCAACATCGGATTCCAAAAATGAAAGGAATAAAAGAATCCCGAATAAATCTCATTTTCCGACAACTTCATTAA
- the msrB gene encoding peptide-methionine (R)-S-oxide reductase MsrB: MKKIHLFLAFMLIILNVACQSPRPDKQVIDSKRYPDAKPDSYWKKKLSPEAYNILVNRGTEPPFKNPYWNNHQKGVYVSAATGKPLFTSDDKFESGTGWPSFTKPINDKDISIVKDTSFGLVRDEVVESSTGLHLGHLFDDGPAPTFKRFCMDSYAFKFIPAEKKRNTHINRDTIK, translated from the coding sequence ATGAAAAAGATACATCTATTTTTAGCGTTTATGTTGATCATTTTGAATGTGGCTTGTCAAAGTCCCCGGCCCGATAAGCAGGTAATAGATTCTAAAAGATATCCCGACGCAAAGCCGGACAGCTATTGGAAGAAAAAGTTGTCGCCGGAAGCGTATAACATTTTGGTCAACCGGGGAACAGAACCCCCCTTTAAAAATCCTTATTGGAACAATCACCAAAAGGGCGTCTATGTAAGCGCTGCTACGGGAAAGCCGTTATTCACTTCAGATGATAAATTTGAGTCCGGTACGGGTTGGCCGAGTTTTACTAAACCGATAAATGACAAAGATATCAGTATTGTGAAAGATACATCGTTCGGTTTGGTACGTGATGAAGTTGTAGAAAGCAGTACAGGGCTGCATCTGGGCCATTTGTTTGACGATGGCCCGGCGCCCACGTTTAAGCGGTTTTGTATGGATTCATATGCATTCAAATTCATTCCTGCTGAGAAAAAACGGAATACTCACATAAATCGAGACACCATAAAATGA
- a CDS encoding glycoside hydrolase family 130 protein, with protein MTNNPKINALTVRIEDFKMQRLGTIMEPDMTNPMEAGGVLNPAAIRSRDGNLYLFPRMATMDNYSRIGIARVKFNAVGDPCGVERLGIALEPEAEYEKRPNGGGCEDPRITFVEPLDLYLMTYTAFSPEGPRVALAKSADLLHWERLGLANYNTFQHIEFNGINNKDACIFPQVIKDPRGHTALGMLHRPLFPGTSPEEKALHKNQAKRNRHQECIWISYLHFNSEKARHWKLSKFISHHPLAAPIQNWEDLKIGAGTPPILTRHGWMYLYHGVGEGPHSSSTKKEYRYSAGVMILAADNPCKILYRSRYPLLSPDLPEERVGIIADVVFPTGIDRRDDLGKPDRFDVYYGMADNRIGVARLDIPEVLPIINY; from the coding sequence ATGACAAATAACCCTAAAATTAACGCATTGACGGTGCGTATAGAAGATTTTAAAATGCAACGGTTAGGCACGATCATGGAGCCTGATATGACCAACCCTATGGAAGCCGGCGGTGTGCTCAATCCCGCCGCTATCAGAAGTCGGGACGGTAATCTGTATCTATTCCCGCGTATGGCGACAATGGATAATTATTCCAGGATAGGAATAGCAAGAGTTAAATTCAATGCTGTCGGCGACCCTTGCGGCGTTGAAAGATTAGGTATAGCTTTGGAGCCTGAAGCCGAGTATGAAAAGCGGCCAAACGGCGGCGGCTGTGAAGATCCTCGTATAACATTTGTTGAACCGCTGGACCTATACCTGATGACCTACACGGCTTTTTCGCCAGAGGGGCCACGCGTTGCTTTGGCCAAGTCCGCGGATCTACTCCACTGGGAACGGCTCGGACTAGCGAATTATAATACGTTTCAACATATCGAGTTTAACGGAATAAATAATAAAGATGCCTGCATTTTTCCCCAGGTTATTAAAGACCCGCGCGGCCATACGGCTTTGGGTATGTTGCACAGGCCGTTATTCCCTGGTACCAGTCCCGAAGAAAAGGCGCTACACAAAAATCAGGCGAAAAGAAACCGTCATCAAGAATGTATCTGGATTTCCTATTTGCATTTTAATTCGGAGAAGGCCCGTCACTGGAAATTATCGAAATTCATTTCCCATCATCCGCTCGCGGCCCCGATTCAAAACTGGGAAGACCTAAAGATCGGTGCCGGAACTCCGCCAATATTAACAAGGCATGGCTGGATGTATCTCTACCACGGCGTTGGCGAAGGTCCGCATTCTTCGTCGACGAAAAAAGAATACCGATATTCTGCGGGTGTTATGATTCTGGCAGCCGATAATCCTTGTAAAATACTCTACAGATCTCGATATCCGCTTCTCAGTCCGGACCTTCCTGAGGAACGCGTGGGAATAATTGCAGACGTAGTGTTTCCTACGGGTATCGACCGCCGTGATGATTTGGGGAAACCTGATCGATTTGACGTTTATTACGGCATGGCTGACAATCGTATTGGCGTAGCCCGGCTTGATATTCCCGAAGTTCTGCCGATAATTAATTATTAG
- the msrA gene encoding peptide-methionine (S)-S-oxide reductase MsrA: MKKTGLYIVFVLLSYSCTYSQTSGNGQGYAKLPAVTPGEHVADFAAGCFWASSEALLELKGVNSVVSGYAGGNVVRPTYEAVCSDKTGHAETVQVYYDPKIISYAKLVEAFLYAHNPTELNYQGPDRGTSYRSAIFYRNAEEKAIIQKTINQVSASKYYDAPIVTQVLPFSTFYPAESYHQNYFRLHPESPYIQNVSVPKILKLRKKENSLLKPEFQNN, encoded by the coding sequence ATGAAGAAGACAGGATTATACATTGTGTTTGTATTATTAAGTTATAGTTGCACCTATTCACAGACATCCGGCAACGGTCAAGGATACGCTAAACTACCGGCGGTTACACCAGGTGAGCACGTAGCTGATTTTGCCGCCGGATGCTTTTGGGCGAGCTCAGAGGCGTTGCTGGAGTTAAAAGGGGTAAATAGCGTGGTGTCCGGATATGCGGGCGGTAACGTTGTAAGACCGACCTACGAAGCCGTTTGCTCTGATAAAACCGGGCATGCCGAGACGGTCCAGGTATATTATGATCCCAAGATAATCAGTTACGCAAAATTGGTTGAAGCTTTCCTTTATGCCCATAATCCTACAGAACTGAATTACCAGGGCCCTGACCGTGGTACGAGTTACCGTTCTGCTATTTTTTACCGGAATGCTGAAGAAAAGGCAATTATTCAAAAAACAATTAACCAGGTTAGCGCCTCCAAATATTATGATGCGCCGATCGTTACACAAGTGTTGCCGTTTTCAACATTCTATCCGGCAGAAAGTTATCACCAAAATTATTTTCGCCTGCATCCGGAAAGTCCCTACATACAAAATGTTTCCGTTCCTAAAATCCTTAAACTACGAAAAAAGGAAAATAGCCTTTTAAAACCTGAATTTCAGAATAACTAA
- a CDS encoding NADP-dependent oxidoreductase, translating to MKAIIVTNEAEGTAGMKLTARAEPIAAMNEVVVQVHASGFTFNELEWPSTWTDRRDVNRTPSIPGHEFSGVVTALGYGTAGLSVGQRVFGLADWFRDGSLAEYVAIEARNLAPLPGDIDFTIGAALVMPGLTAWQGIIEHGQVQSGQSVIVHGAAGVVGSMAVQLAREAGAYVIGTGRASSRHTALDFGANEYIDLDNEKLEDVRKVDLVFDVLGGDITTRSAGVIRAGGTLVTIAGPTEARPVDGRAIDFVVEANRGQLIELAQWVRDGRIKTNIGKIVTLDEAVATFASKVPLVGKTIIRVRP from the coding sequence ATGAAAGCAATTATTGTAACAAACGAGGCTGAAGGAACGGCTGGCATGAAGCTGACAGCGCGCGCTGAGCCGATCGCGGCAATGAACGAAGTTGTTGTTCAGGTTCACGCTTCGGGATTCACTTTCAACGAGCTTGAATGGCCATCGACCTGGACTGACCGACGTGACGTTAATCGAACACCGTCCATTCCGGGACATGAATTTTCCGGCGTAGTTACGGCTCTCGGCTATGGTACCGCGGGGCTATCGGTGGGACAACGCGTATTTGGTCTCGCTGACTGGTTTCGCGACGGATCGCTGGCGGAATACGTTGCCATCGAAGCCCGAAATCTCGCGCCGTTACCGGGAGATATCGACTTCACGATTGGCGCTGCCTTGGTTATGCCGGGACTTACGGCGTGGCAAGGGATTATCGAGCATGGCCAGGTTCAATCGGGACAAAGCGTAATTGTTCATGGTGCGGCTGGTGTGGTAGGCTCAATGGCTGTACAGCTCGCACGTGAAGCTGGTGCATACGTCATCGGAACCGGACGCGCGAGCAGCCGTCATACGGCGCTCGATTTTGGTGCAAATGAATATATCGACCTCGATAATGAGAAATTAGAAGACGTCCGTAAGGTTGATCTCGTTTTTGACGTTCTTGGCGGAGATATCACAACCCGGTCTGCAGGCGTAATTCGCGCCGGCGGAACGCTCGTCACTATCGCCGGCCCAACTGAGGCGAGACCTGTCGACGGCCGCGCGATAGATTTCGTCGTCGAGGCCAATCGTGGGCAATTGATCGAGCTCGCCCAATGGGTTCGGGACGGGCGCATTAAAACGAATATTGGAAAAATTGTTACGCTTGATGAGGCAGTTGCAACGTTCGCTTCAAAGGTGCCGCTCGTTGGAAAAACGATCATTCGTGTTCGCCCGTAG